Genomic DNA from Anthonomus grandis grandis chromosome 5, icAntGran1.3, whole genome shotgun sequence:
cttcgcttccaatatgtgtgattataagtctttttccttttcccgaagttactttaatacccgtagacaggccttctatgaaagcttggcgagcactggttatatttttgtcttgccacattttttggactatataaccttcgttaatccacgtctcatcaagataaaaaactttcttttgctccctgcggtactgcttgatacttctcaagtattgtcgtctccaacaaacaatttcgtcgctctccagtaaaagtgctttgcggttatgcttttcccaggcaaaatccatattttttaaagttttccataaaagttttctacttatcaacggaatactgtcatctcggccaagctccattaaaattttgtgagtgaacttttcttcgaattatacatttagcattttcatcaaggacttttgtaggtcgtcctggcttttgcttgggagattccacttgacctgctacttttctttcccgcaacaatttgaaaatggtggactttccaattccactcattccagaacatttttcaacaatttcttgcacagtaaaactagggtaatcgtgttttatgcaatcatgtacatttaaaataataactttttcactcagcgatagtggagaatttttagtacattttttcgttggactgaatacctccattttttaaatattgggataataatattgtgattacactacagcgtagcagtgactactaacgtttaaaatatgatttaaaagtatttatagtctgtatatattacctgaccccatttttgcatgttacaaagcgttaaaagataggtacctatacaaaaggattaaaagtatttatttagtatttaatctctttcaaaataaaggcatttaatccgtgaaaattaaattcataaatattataagtatctgcgcctatgaactaccacgaaatgtagccaaacagaacggaattccccagtttattgctctatacacttctgaaatagagtataacccTTTCTTCATcaaaaagactttttaattcttgattactattattccatttattttcattgtaaaaatttaatttggtttgtgatatattattgttaatttggttaacgcattgagaaaaataattattaagggCTTCTGGATTACTAAAATTACAAGGCAAATCGATATTCTTTGATTTAGTTAGATGTagtttattagcatttttccaaaaatcgcgatttttttttgtagaaagtgtgttaaaatgtgatattttttcccgctgaatagcatgttttgtatagtttcgcaattgcctataatagtttaaatttaattcagttttattctttttatatttttacagtGCTTTATCTTGAAGCATTAATATCAATTTAATACTGTCCGTTATCCAGGgagtaaatggtttatttttaatagttttagtcTGAATTGGCGCATGTTTGTCAACTAAACAAAGTATATTGCTGTTAAAAGCCACAAGTTTATCGTTAACGGAATTTAGGTAATAGATACTATCCCAATTAAGTCTTAAAGCGTCATGCTCAAATAAATCCGTATTAATAACACTATAATTCCgacatttcattttaaaatgtcccTCTTTACTTTTAGGAAACTCAAGACAACAGAATACTAATGGTTGGTCTGGTTAGAAAACcaaactttttcttttgtttctttttttttacttatattttagttaaacacaAGGCGGATTTAGACAATTcagtgagagatttaaagtggactgtatttatgtgattaaaagtaaatgtgaaAAGGTCGAAAAACCAGCTTTTAAAGATCCTTACCTTAAGGTATCTGTATCCGGCTTCAGCAGGCCTGCTCTGGACTTCTTGGGTCTTCTAATTCGGGTTTAATCACTAAGAGTAGTTGCgggtttgataagtaaatcacgatCTGTGATGCGGTAAGATTAAGACAATCAATGCGCGATGATTAAGTGCTATCAAGGAAGTCCTTCCCTCTGGTCTCCGTTCAGcacaaaccaaaggaatttgtaaatttaaaggctatcgtacacgcgcagatttgtttattgttaaaacttagaaaatattaattaaattggctataataaaaggacaaatttaaattaaatgaaatggtagttttaatttggagagaaaaacaaggaaatattattaaaaaaaaaatttaagctatttggacgttcacaaactaaatgtggacTGACCAGTTGTGATCACTAATGGTTTGTCACTCAAGATAGTTCACATATGCTTACCTTAATATAAGGAGCATGTGAAGcggtttttttataatcgatgaactgtcctttttgtcatactttttttttcataaaatgtattttttttcttattttgacaaataaacgatttgtCAAATCAATAATGcagaaacttaaaaagaaaatcccCATTCATTATGAAAAAAACACGTTTAAAAACTAGTTACTTCAGGTTTTATTTGATCGAAATAAGCAACTCTTgtgatattataattttaacgcagtctattgataattaattataaagtaaaaattaaagtaaatagaCTAAGTAACTTTAACATAACAGGAGCTAAAAGCGGCTTTTCGCAAACACAACTTCCTTCTCACGGCTGCCTTTGGAGCTGGAAAAGACACTATCGATATAGCTTACGATGTAGAGGGACTCTCAAATTATCTAGATTTTATGCATATGATGTGTTACGATTATCACGGAGCTTGGGATCAAAAAACTGGTGCTAATGCACCTCTAAAAAGCACAGATGTACTAAATGTGGTAAGTATATGCAGATCTAGGGGATTATTTCTGGCTaaagataattattttacacAGGAATACACTATCAATTATATGATCAAATTAGGGGCTTCGCCAAAGAAATTAGTCCTTGGGGTGCCTTTGTACGGAAGAACTTTCGTACTGCCAGAACCGTTAGAATTAGGTTCCAAAAGGAAACCGAAGTTAGGAATGGTGTCTACAGCCGTTGGATTTCCAGGACCGTTGACTAAGGAGAGTGGATTTATGGGTTATAATGAGGTAAGCTTATGAAAtgtaaaaactaaaatagaACAGTAGGGTTAAATTAGCTTTTTGGTTCAtacggaaaaaaaaatattttaacgaaaGCGAAGAAAAAATTCAATGACTCGTGGCTTTCCCATAAGTGGTACATTCACAAGCCGTTTATTTACATGAGTCTAAACAACTGGCTAAAACTGGATTTCACATACCCTTAAAGTTGTTGCTTCACAAACATGATTTATTCAAAAGCATTGTATAGTAAaagcgtaatattttttttagatatgtttggaacttaaaaataagacGGCTCCTTGGAAAAAGTACTGGGACAGCGAGAGCAGCACCCCATTTGCTGTACGAGGTACTCACGTTATTACTTATGATGATGAACAGTCTATCTTTGAGAAAGTTAAATTTGCAATGGAGAAAAACATTGCGGGTATAAtggtaatttatataaaaagttgcCATATAGACAAAcctgatttattttaaattaatttattaggttTGGTCAGTGGATACAGACGATTTTCAAGGAGATTGTGCAGAATCCGATGAAGAACAGAACTATCCTCTGATGAGAGCGATCAATAAAAGTATCGAGCAATCTTTGGAAGAAATTCAAAATACGAtcgttaaagaaaaaattaataccgTGCAAAATAGTGCGTTTAGAAATGTTTATAGGATTGATTTATTAGTAATCattagtttattagtttttaaacatttttatttgtagtttaaatgatatttttattataatattattaagataGCAAATGTAAATGCAACTTTGTGAATATAAACgttatgtttttttctaatatatagACGTTTTTCATTGCCTACAGTCTTCCCCGAAAACAAGACTGTCAAgatataaattatctttttgTACAACCTCCATAAACTAGTTACAAAAGAACTTACTCCGAGCTTGGACATCATACTTTCCTAAATACCGTAATATCAAAAACACTCGAGATGAGATTGCGTTCCACAAATAAAACTTTACTAGTTTTATTTACACTTTAGTTTCATTTATTTGGATCTATCAGATGTCAGACAGGCAGAAAGATACCAATTTTAACGCACTGAATTTCAAGCCAAACTTTGAGTTCCCAGAGAATTTCCAGTGGTTTATCCAAAAATTCTTGTAATGTGTAAGGAGATAGAGAAACTAGTATGTTCTTTATGCTTAatctaaattttcttaacttaaTCTTAATGATGTCTAGAAGATGATGATATATTTTATCAGAAGTACTTACAACACTATTGTGAGTTTTATTTAAGCGATTTTGAGGTAAAACTCTTAAATACTTTGTCCTTGTGTTATAGgaatgtacatttttattttagaatttcaCCAAAACAGAATCACATATAGTAATTAGCTCTAAAACATCCCCACGTATGCTGTTCTAATAATTTCTTGActgaaaaatgttaataattttatgattaaaacaATTAAGGTTGCAAGCTTTGTAGATATACACGTTCGGcggttgaaaaatttcgaatatgatttttgccTAATGTGTAAGAAGGAGACGGAGTAAAGCGAGAACAAACTTGGCTCCACCCTGGGCGGCTATCGCTTGCGCATCGTCGTTGCGCTTATCAGTCCGGTCAAAGTTCGGTTGCAATTCCTCGCATACCTATGTACGTGTTAGCCGatcatgtttacaatttatttcgacctttggtacgaagacggatacagtaataaaataaaaatggttttcactgttgatcaaaagattaatatcattaaatggtattgtcatgcggatagtgcagaagaagttgtcggtcgttttatatttgcatatcctgattagcaagtccctactgctaaaacaatttataatatctggcacaagtttgagcagtcgggatgtgtaaatcggtgtgcaaaatgttCTAGTGGCGATCAGGAACCTCGTCGAACACCTGACGCAAGGATTGAAAAGGAGGTCAAGGTGTGTGCTTTTGTGGAAGTAAATGAACCTTGTTCTATCtcccaaatttctgaagaacttgatattccaagtcgtacagtgcgtgatatttaataatattaaaagtacaaagcctataaaattataaacactcaagaaatttttccagaagatcaaataaaacgcttggagttttgtgaaaccttaagagaaaaaattgatcaaaatgacgacttcacaagtaatattttatttacagacgagtcatctttttctcttctaggtcgacataattcttcagtcgtgagatattggtctcgggaaaatctacatttgagtgtaccattacgaactcaatacccgcaaaaggtaaatgtttgggctggtattttagccaatcacattgtagggcctttttttattgatggtaccttaaactctgagagatatttacttttattgcaacaaaatattatacccgctgtacgaaacttggatgttaattttgaggaaatttggtttcaacaagacggatgtcccgctcacaacgctagacaagtgcaggactatttaacaaacacttttcctgaacggcttatttccacaagaggtaccataccatggcctccgcgatctccagatctgaAGCCTTGCGACTACTTCTTATTGGGCTATTTGACGGAAATTCTTTACCAACACCGACATGAAAGAGCCGTGAATTTAGACGAATTGcgacttagaattattaatatttcttggtccattacacctgaaatgttaaccaatgtacgtagagaattttacgacaggttgggatactgtgaagcccaacaaggaggtgtatttgaacaccttattaaataatccatttaattagaattattattttgtttaagagttatttttcattttattttagaatattgtatttagttttcaccaaaggtttttaagatttgagcatattaaagttgtttttttgacttgcgattatgagcacgttaaaaaacaacataaatttttatctttcgtgTGCGCGTAAAATTCCAATACTTGATTCAAGGCTAACCTACCCATCTCCAAGCGCAAACATCACTCCGAGCAGGGCGAGCAAGCCGAAATTAAATTCGCTTTGCGAGCGGTACGGAGAATCGGCGCGGCGTCGCTATCGGTCGGAGGTTACCGATGCAGTCGTTCTCTGTCTACTCTCTATCTATTAGGTCTAATAtattaaaactcaatccgtaagattcaactcgccaaacgtctatatatatatacagatcgtgttttcgttcgttatttataggaaaccgcatagaggcgaaatattgcaacgtcgcgcgtgtacgagtgcctgcgacagagcaccgccccggccggctcCAGGgccgggattagtaaacatctgactttcgtgggcgctgcgtcgtttggcgacaatgtcccaaaatatacgcgaaaatccaggcattttttaaatatttattctaatgcgggttttacaaacctgacaatgtgtaaaacccgcatagaattgtaatcttaaaatgtttaatatgctgtgttttgcataatgaaaattaaagcgttattctaataaaaaattaaatctcaaaaatataataaaaaatcagaaataaaactctaataaacaaacttaacaacatatcatttttttaaataaaaggctcaaataaaccgccttctttcgctaaacaaaaacttaacctatcgtaaaagctatttcgcacctccaaaagagtttcaggtaaaatggaattggcaccttcgacaattttatttcgcaactcctctaaatttgttggcctacttaATGcgtgcttgtaaatggtctgcttaaggtaaccccacagataaaagtcatttggaaaCAAATCTGGAAATCTGAGAGACCATTTATTATCGCCAGTGCTACTAATAAGgtggttaggaaaagtatttgttaaaaattcgtTTACCCTAGccgcattatgagcaggacagccatcttgctgaaaataaatcGATACTatatcaggtaggatttgaatggcaggaagaacttggttttgcagcaactcaaggtacttttgggcgtttaaagtgccatcaataaaaaatggccctataacattgtcgcccaaaatacctgcccaaacattcaatttctgaggatactgggtacgaaactgaaaacttctgtgctcgttttcctgagaccaataacgaacaatggaaggattgtgtttgccacgtaatggaaaagaagtttcatcagaaaacaaaatattttttaaaaaatattcgttttcatttgccttttccatcatggtttcacaaaattccattcttcgccactggtttTCAGGacatatttcctgagtttttaaaaacttgaaacatttgtacccatattttttccagatacgagcaatagttttattgctccttcccagttcctctccaataCTTCTAGTgaaccgtgtcgaatcaagttctagtgtactgcaaaccatttcttcccgctgTTCCATAttctggaccacttcaacaggtggttcttgacgttttgtgtggcattttttacaatcttgaagacaaaaagatgtctcaaaatttgtaaccacatttaaaatcgtttttgcacaaggaatcggtcgaTTCTCAAAtttcactgaaaacaaatctctacattgtaccgGGTGATCAGTTAAGGGTAGCGAGCGGCCATATCTCATAAGATCTTGGTCGTACAgatttgaggaaaaaaaaatcatgataaaaGTCGCCAAGAGAaatttctggaaattattttcgaGTTTGTCAAACGACCGCTAGAGGGCGTAACAGCCAACACCAAGTagaaaaatgggatttttatagaattttgtcCAACGAAAGTATATCGGTAATATCATTCTCATATTTACTGACCATTTCCCtacattttttgtctaaaacgttttattcagtaatttaagttcaattgtttttttaaataaacccgATTTCTCCCGTGTCTTTTGACTGATTTTAGCAGACTTAGGCTCATATAAAAGAGCATAATTTGCACTACAAAATGCTTATttggttttgaatttttgacttttgctgTCGCCGCTAGATGGCGATAACTCAAATGGTAgcacatttttgagtttttttcaaaaaaaaataaatgtaatggtatattaatttttatatattttaaaagaggatacatttctctataatttagtgaaaataatttattgtttaattttttttaaaccgttgatattgatcaaaatataattttattacattaaaaaatgacacgccactgttttttatcaaaataaaaatcagttttgtaATCTCTTATAGGTTACTAAGAAAAAGAACCTCTTGAGTTTTTTTCGTTAGACAAACggttttggattaaaaaaataaaataggtttacatactgataattattataaggtttaaaattatttttaaatattacatctcacaataataaaataattatctattatttttatcattaataattatttaattagcgAGAGAATGcattagtttataatttattaataattattattattatttcataaattaaattaaaaatcaaacatcGCATTTAGGCGAAGCAGGCTATGATCtacgaaactaaaaaaaaataaaagaaaacaccAAATTGTCAATCACGCTATTTTGACAGTTCCTGCCATTGACATGTAATTTAATGTTatgttaaaagtatttttacaaCAAATCATGCCTTTTACGAATGAAGAAACTTTTGATATGttgagaatttattttcaatgttttgaaaatgcgGCGATTGCTTCTAGGCAGTAACTGGCGCCAGTCTCACTGGCACGCCAGCGCTGGTATCGTATAGACACTATTCTGTGCCAGTCCAGTGCTGGCCGACTGCACTGGCGAGAATAGAGGGTTCGCCTATTTTTCATGCCAGTCGATTTCACCTCCATGCTCCGCAACACCCGCGCCAGTGCTTAGGCAGCGTCTAAACACGTTGCCGCTAGGCAGTAGCATACATATGAAGGCTGTCTTGAAAGTTgaattatttagttaattttttgtaattatttctgggtgtttttgaaaaaatggccCGTAAG
This window encodes:
- the LOC126736591 gene encoding probable chitinase 2; translation: MIKWLTFNFLVAVIVLVGDIVCQSTGPKHGKIVVCYLGTWAVYRPGRGSFAIENLEPSLCTHVIYSFAGLNPKEDTIKALDPWQDLTEDYGKGGYQRITNLKLRYPHLKVTLAIGGWNEGSANYSKLAADQNRRSRFVASAVDFIKKYKFDGLDLDWEFPGKRGGAPEDKKNFLLLVKELKAAFRKHNFLLTAAFGAGKDTIDIAYDVEGLSNYLDFMHMMCYDYHGAWDQKTGANAPLKSTDVLNVEYTINYMIKLGASPKKLVLGVPLYGRTFVLPEPLELGSKRKPKLGMVSTAVGFPGPLTKESGFMGYNEICLELKNKTAPWKKYWDSESSTPFAVRGTHVITYDDEQSIFEKVKFAMEKNIAGIMVWSVDTDDFQGDCAESDEEQNYPLMRAINKSIEQSLEEIQNTIVKEKINTVQNSAFRNVYRIDLLVIISLLVFKHFYL